The Nitrosomonas sp. genomic sequence ATGGGCACGATGATTCAGAGTTACAAACTGGAGGAAGCCGATTACCGGGGAGCGCGGTTTGCTGATTTTCCGCATGATCTCAAAGGAAACAACGACCTGCTGTCCTTGACTAAACCGGAGGTCATCCGTTCGATTCATCGCGGCTACCTTGAAGCTGGCGCGGATATCATCGAGACCAATACCTTCAATTCCAACGGCCCGTCGATGGCGGATTACCACATGCAGGATCTGGTCTACGAATTGAATGTCGCCAGCGCAAAACTGGCGGTGGAGGAAGCACAGGCAGTAGCATCGCGTACACCGGACAAACCACGCTTTGTCGCGGGCATTATCGGGCCGACCACCAAAACCGCGTCCATTTCGCCGGATGTCAACGATCCCGGCTTTCGCGCCATTAATTTTGATCAGCTGGTGGAAAGTTATACCGAATCAGTACGAGGGCTGATCGATGGTGGCGTGGATATTCTGATGGTGGAAACTATTTTCGATACCCTCAATGCCAAGGCTGCGTTGTTTGCGATCGACCAGTATTTTGAAACGGCTGGTATCCGTTTGCCGGTCATGATTTCGGTGACCATCACCGATGCATCCGGCCGCAACCTTTCCGGGCAAACGCCGGAGGCCTTCTGGAACTCGGTACGACACGCGCAACCTTTATCAGTAGGCATTAACTGTGCATTGGGCGCGGAATTGATGCGTCCCTATGTTGAGGAGCTGTCAAGTGTTGCCGAGGTGTATACCAGCACCCATCCCAATGCCGGGCTGCCCAATCCGTTATCGGAAACCGGTTACGATGAAACGCCAGAATATACCGCGCGGTTGATTAAAGAATTTGCCGAATCCGGGTTTGTGAATATTGTTGGTGGGTGTTGCGGTACGACGCCGGCGCATATTGCCGCGATGGCCGAGGCAGTCAAGAAAATAGCGCCACGTAAACTGCCGAAACTTCCTGAAAAATTACGGCTGTCGGGACTGGAAGCGCTCAACATTGATGAGCAATCATTATTCATCAACGTGGGTGAGCGGACCAATGTCACGGGTTCCAAAGCTTTTGCCCGTCTGATTCTCAATAATGATTATGCTGAAGCGTTGGCGGTTGCGCGCAATCAGGTTGAAAATGGTGCGCAGATCATCGATATCAATATGGATGAAGCCATGCTGGATTCACAAAAGGCGATGGTAACCTTTCTGAATCTGGTCGCATCCGAGCCGGATATCAGCCGCGTGCCGATCATGCTCGATTCCAGTAAATGGTCGGTGATCGAAGCTGGATTGAAATGTATGCAGGGCAAGGCAATTATCAACTCCATCAGCCTTAAGGAAGGTGAGGCGGAATTTTTGCATCACGCCAGGCTGGCGCGTCGCTATGGTGCGGCGGTGATTGTCATGGCTTTTGATGAAACGGGTCAGGCAGATACCAGACAGCGTAAGGTGGAAATTTGCCAGCGCTGCTACCAGTTTCTGACGGAACAGGTCAATTTCCCGCCGGAAGATATCATCTTTGACCCGAATATTTTTGCAGTTGCTACGGGTATTGAGGAGCACAATAATTATGCGGTTGATTTTATCGAAGCTACCCAGGTCATTCGTCAAATTCTGCCTTACGCCAAAGTGAGTGGTGGCGTTTCCAATGTGTCTTTTTCATTTCGCGGTAACGAGCCGATTCGTGAGGCCATACACACCGCCTTCCTGTATCACGCGGTCAAGGCCGGGATGACCATGGGGATCGTCAACGCTGGTCAGCTCGGTGTTTATTCCGATATTCCCCGGATTTGCTGGAACGTGTCGAGGATGTTTTGCTGAACCGGCGGGATGATGCCACCGAGCGGCTGGTTGAGTTTGCTGAAAACTTCAAGGGGCAGAAAAAAACGCTTGTTGAAGACCTCGCCTGGCGCGATGAGCCGGTACAGCAGCGGCTGACGCATGCGCTGGTCAGGGGGATTGATGCCTATGTGGTCGAGGACACCGAAATCGTCCGTCAGGAGATCGCTGATCGTGGCGGCAAGCCAATTGAGGTGATTGAAGGCCCACTGATGAATGGCATGAATGTGGTCGGTGATCTGTTTGGCGCGGGCAAAATGTTTTTGCCACAGGTAGTGAAATCCGCGCGCGTGATGAAGCAGGCGGTTGCTTACTTGCTGCCATATATTGAGGCAGAGAAAAAACTGTCCGGTGACAACAAGCCCAAAGGCAAAGTCGTCATTGCCACGGTTAAGGGCGATGTGCACGATATCGGCAAGAATATCGTGACGGTGGTGCTGCAATGCAATAACTTTGAAGTGATCAACATGGGCGTGATGGTACCGTGCGCGCAGATTCTGGAAATGGCGCGCCGTGAAAAGGTGGATATGATCGGACTATCTGGCCTGATTACGCCGTCACTTGAGGAAATGGCGCATGTGGCAAAGGAAATGCAGCGCGAAGGGTTTACCATTCCCCTGTTGATCGGAGGTGCGACCACGTCACGCATGCATACCGCCGTCAAGATTGCGCCACACTACCACGGCGTGACGGTCTGGGTGCCGGATGCCAGCCGGGCAGTGGGGGTGTGCAGTAATCTGATGTCGAACGACCTGCGTGACGACTATGTGAAAAAGCTTCAGGCCGAACAGGAAAAAAACCGGGCGCAGCACAAGGATAAAAAAGGGCCTTCCAGATTATTGACACTGGAAGCCGCGCGCGCCAATGCCTTCAAAACTGACTGGAAGCATTACACGCCACCGGAACCGGGTTTTCTCGGGTTGCGCACACTCAATAACTACCCACTGGAAAAACTGGTGCCGCATATCGACTGGACACCCTTCTTTCAGGCATGGGAATTGGCCGGGCGTTATCCGACGATCTTGCAGGACGAGGTTGTAGGGGAGGCGGCCAGCGCTCTGTTCCGGGATGCACAAGCCATGCTCAAGAAAATCGTCGAGCAGAAATGGCTGGGTGCCAATGCCATTATCGGGCTGTTTCCAGCCAATACCGTTAATCACGATGATATCGAGATTTATGCGGATCGTAGTCGTGAAAAAGTGCTGATGACCTATCACACTCTGCGGCAACAGACTGAAAAACCGGGCGGGCGTCCTAACCTGGCGCTGGCGGATTTTATCGCGCCGCGTGAAAGTGGTGTTGCTGACGCGATTGGCATGTTTGCGGTGAGCGCCGGTTTTGGCATCGATGAGCGCGTACAGGCGTTTGAAGCGGCTAATGATGACTACAGCGCCATTATTCTCAAGGCATTGGCAGATCGACTGGCGGAAGCCTTCGCTGAACACATGCATGCGCGGGTGCGGCGCGAATTCTGGGGTTATGTCAGGGATGAGACACTGGATAATCAGCAATTGATCGACGAACAATATCGTGGTATTCGTCCCGCGCCAGGCTATCCGGCCTGTCCGGACCATACCGAGAAAGGGCCGCTGTTTGACCTGCTGGAAGCCACGAAACGTACCGGTATTATTGTGACGGAATCATTTGCGATGGTGCCAACCGCTGCGGTATCCGGTTTTTATTTTTCTCATCCCGAATCCACTTATTTTGCCGTGGGCAAAATCAGCAAGGATCAGGTGGAAAATTATGCCAGTCGCAAGGGTTGGTCATTGGATGAAGCCGAGCACTGGCTGGCGCCTGCTTTGGCGTATGAAGCCTGAAATATCTCGATTCATGCGTTTACTGAAGCTTATAAAATCAGGGGTCGGATTTGTCACCTGAATTATTGAATCCATTGCTGGTGGGACTGGTTATCCTGTTTCTGCTGATTGCTTTTTTACGCGAGTGGACCAAGCCGGATATTGCCGTCATCGTGGCGGTATCGGTACTGCTGGCGATGGGTCAGCTGGACAGCAAACAAATTCTGAGCGTATTCAGTAACAGTGCGCCGATTACCATTTCTGCCCTGTTTATCATCAGCGCTGCACTGGAAAAAACCGGATGCGTCGCGAGACTGGCGCAATGGATTGGCAAGGCCGCCGGGCAGAATGAGCGCAAGCTTCTGGCCATTATCATGGCGGCGGCGGTGTTGATCTCCCCATTCATCAACAATACGCCCGTGGTGATGGTGATGATGCCTGCAGTGATTACGATGGCTATCCGGCTGCAAGCCTCTCCTTCGCGTTTCCTGATTCCGCTATCGTATGCCACGATCATGGGTGGCATGATGACCATGGTGGGGACATCCACCAATATCCTGGTAGATGGGGTGGCGCGCGACATGGGACTGGCTGCTTTTGGCATTTTTGAAATCACGATGCCAGCAGTCGTACTGGGATTGATTGGCTGTCTATTCATCTACTTTCTGGCGCCCAGAGTATTGCCGGTTCGCGAAACCCTGGCGCAACAGTTTGTTGGCGCGAGTGATCGCGCCTTTATGACGGAATTATTCGTTCCAGAAGATTCGAGGCTTGCGGGCAAAACGCTGACTGAAGCAAAGCTGAATCAGAGCGGCGTGTCTGTCCTCAAGATATTCCGGGGAGACGATATTATTTCCGATATTTCCATGGATACCCGACTGGAAGGCGGTGATCGGCTGGTGGTACACAGCAAGGGCAGCGTAATGATGGATCTGTATTCATCCGATCTGGTTGGCCTGCAGGGAAATTCAGGTCATGATCTGGAAACCCTGCGCCGCAAGGGTGCGATCGTGATCGAAGCCATCGTCGGTCCCGGTTCGCGTTATGTGCAGCGCCCGATTCGCGATCTGGATTTATTGGCGCGCTATGGCATTCATCTGATCGCCGTGCATCGCAAGGATGCCAGTATCGGCGACATCATGGACGATTTTCAGTTGCAATTCGGTGACGTGCTGCTGGTGGAAGGCACTGCCGTGCAAATCAAACGATTCTGTGAAAATGGTGACCTGTTTGCATTGACCGATGGCAAAACAGCCGCGCCACGCCAGCGCAAGGCGCCGATTGCGCTGGCGACGATTGCGGGCGTGATGTTGCTGGCGGCTTTCAAGGTGATGCCAATCGAAGCGCTGGCCATCATCGGCGTGGCGGTGGTTCTGGTGACAGGTTGCGTGCGCTCGGATGAAGCCTATAAAGCGATCGAATGGCCGCTGATCATTCTTATTTTTGGCATGCTGGCCATCAGTATTGCCATGCGTGAATCAGGGCTGGCCGATATGATGGCGCGCAGTTTGCTGCATCTCGGCGAAGGATTAAGCCCGTGGTGGATGTTGCTGGTCGTGATCATGCTGACGTCGATACTGACCGAAATGCTGAGCAACAACGCGGTGGCGGTGCTGATGACACCCGTTGTCATTGGTCTCGCGCAGCACATGGGGGTGGACCCGCGTCCATTCGTGGTCGGAGTGATGTTCGCCGCCAGCATGAGTTTCGCCACTCCGATCGGCTATCAAACCAATACACTGGTCTACAGCGCGGGCAATTACAAATTCAGCGACTTTGCCCGGCTGGGGTTGCCGCTCAATCTGCTGCTGGGCATTGGCGCGGCGGCGCTGATACCGTTTTTCTGGCCGTTGTAATGTAACCGCAATTAAACCCACTGTTTTTGTTTTAGTGGTACGAGTTGATTAATAGTTATAAAGTCTCGATCATTATGTATCAGCAATAAATGATTCTCCATGGCGACCTGGGCGATACAGCAATCAATTGGACTGCGAACAGTCAGGCCTTGTTTACGCAAATCGTAATAGATTCTCGCCGCCGCCTGCCAGGTATGCGGTTGCATTTCAATATAATCCTGTCCTTCAAGATATTCACTGAGCAGACCCCATTCGCGCTTATCCCGGCAACCCTGCAGCAATTCCAGCTGCTGAAACCTTGTAAAAACAATATCCTGTTCACCAATCGTGTCATAAAAACGTTGGGAATACTGCCAGGTTTTATCTCGAAAGACATGAATCCAGATTGACGTATCAATCAGAATCATGCCGCAGCTCACGCAGTTGCTTGTGATCATAATCATCAGCAAACTGAATTTTACCCGCAAGATCGAGCATGTTTTTCTTACGGCGGGATCGAATCAATTCACGTAAAGCCACGTCAATCAATTCACGTTTAGTACGTATACCTGTCAACGTAATAGCCTCTTTTACGAGAGTTTCATCAAGAACAATATTGGTTCGCATGGTAACTTTAAATACACATTAAAAGGTGTATCGTACACGAAATTCTGTGACCTTAACTAAAAAACAAGGCTATGTCCCCGTTAATTGTTCGGTTAACAGGTTACGGTGACAGTTTACTAAATATACTAATTATGCTATGCTGATAGCATGGTATAATTAGTATATTTAGTAAACTGTCACCGTAATTTATAATTCTATAATTCTAATTCGTAATTCGTAATTCGTAATTCGTAATTCGTAATTCGTAATTCGTAATTCCATTCAGCTACTGCACTATTGCTTATGAAAACAGCAAAGAGAGTAAACATCAGCTTATTAAACAAGCGATTTATCACAATCAATTTTCTCGTTATCTAGTATAGATCTAAAATTCTTGCAATCGAAATAAAAATGATTTAACTGTTTGAATAATAATAGATTCATTAAACCCCGTTGTTGATTGCAATATTGATGATCTTATTGCTAATAGCGATATGATTGCTTTGTAACTTTAATTTTCTGGGTTAATTCAGTGAACTAGACTTTTTGGGTTTAGCTAGAAGATTTCTAACCTTCTGATTTTCTTGGAGCAAAATTCTTCACCAATTGCAATATAGGTAAGGGTAGGGGATATGCCTCCCTCCCCCAGCTATCAATTCAAGATAAATTGAATCGTTTTAATACAAATAGATTAACAATTTATAAAACTACTCAAGAATTGAATTAACAAACTAATCTCTTTCTTTTTTTACTATATAAATAATCAATAATATGATCAAAACTACACCTATTCCTGCTATTGTCAGCCCTGTGATTGTAGCGGGGTGGCTAAAATCAAACCCTCCGCCCTTTGTGAAGTTATGCAACGCTCCCATTTTATTTCTCCGTGATTGAAATAATTCGCAAGTAAGCCCAAATCTCATTAGTGTTTCTTTTTTTACGGAAGCAAGGAAGTTTCGATGTAATACTAATTAACTACTATTCCCCGCCTCATCTCTCATAAGCCAAACTTTTAAATGGTTAGGTATTCAATCATGCTTTGATTCTCTACCCGCTGGTTTTATACCTGCTTTGCAAACACCACAAAGTTATGTTTTGAAAATGCCTGCTTCAAATAATGACCATTACAAATCTTAATATTCTAGTAACGATCTAAACAAAAAGATAAACCCATTAAGACACCACATTTCAAAGCTAATTCCAAAAAGCAATATGTTATTGTTTTAAGTCAAAGCAATAGCAAAGGATTGGCATGTCGCTAACAAAAAGATTACTGGAAGATTATGAAAAGAAAGAAGCTTTCATAACCGTATTAAAAAAAGGCAGTTACGGTGCAGTTACCAGTTACCAGTTACCAGTTCAGTTACGGTGACAGTTTACCAAATTATACTAATTATGCTATGCTGCCAACATGGCTCGTTTACCTCGTATTGTCATTCCCGGCTATCCGCATCACGTGACACAACGTGGCAATCGCCGTGCTCAAACATTCTTTGAGGATGGCGACTACGAGCTTTATGTGGCATTGCTGGGGGAGGCAGCCCGAAAGGCCGGAACAGAGATTTGGTGTTACTGCCTGATGCCCAATCATGTGCATATCATTATCGTTCCTTCAGATGAAGATGGATTGCGCCGCACTTTTGCCGATGCACACCGGCGTTATACTGGATATATAAATGCCCGCCTGCGAGTGACAGGGCATTTATGGCAAGGGCGATTTGGCTCGGTTGTGATGGATGAGGAATGCCTGATGCATGCCGTGCGATACGTCTCGATGAACCCGGTTCGTGCCGGGTTGGTTGGACGGGCAGAAGCATGGCGCTGGTCAAGTGTTGCCAGTCATCTGTCAGCGCAGGACAACGAGTTAGTCAAGGTTGCGCCTGTGCTGGATCGTTATGGTGATTTCGCTACCTTTCTTGCTCAGGAAAATATTACCGAGGTATACAAAAGGCTTCGTCAGTCAGAAACAACGGGACGACCTTTGGGTTCGGAGGATTGGATCGAAAAGTTAGCGGCAATGACTGGCCGTGAACTTAAAGCGAAAAAACGTGGCCCCAAAAGAATAAAGGGTGCAAGTTAAGTGTATTCAGTAAACTGTCGCCGTCGTAAATGACCGTAAATCAGGAATAATGATGCTAATAGCAAACACCTGGATCATCATTTGTGGTCAGCGTGCTAACCAGTGCAAGCAGTCGTTGGCGTGCAGGTCGTGGATCATTTTTTAGTTGTGTGCATAGCCTTGCGATGTCTTGTGGTTGATCGACATCCATGCCGGTTGACAGCGTACTGACGGTTTGTCCAAACTGGCGGCAGCAATTCAGCAAGGCCTTACCCAGCTGATCCGTACTCCAGGGTAATTTGTCGAGTGGCGGCCAGGGCAGATGGCTCGCCATCATGACGACACCTCCATCAGTAGCTGGTTTCAGGGCGGTTTGGTAATCCAGCAAGGATGCCAGGCACTCGGCATAATCTGCACTACTCAACAATGGAGCATCACTTCCGATAAAAATCAATGGACTCATTCCTCTCTGCCGCAGCGTCTCATCCAGTACATTCAATCGTTGTCCAAGATTGCCTTGTGTTTGTGGGCAGACGGTTACATGTGAGGCTGTTGCAAGCAATCCTGCAGCCCAGGTTGCATCATTTTTGGTGGCTGGGGCGATAACAACCGGACCTCGCCAAGAGAGTGCATCTTCCAGAGCGCAGTCCAATAACGCTTGCGCAACCAGGCAAGTTGCTGTTATTCCGAGCTTTGCCGCTAATCGTTGTTTACCCTCACCTGGCCGTGGGCGCTTGCATACCAGTACCAATATAGCTTTCATTCGGATGAGTTTAGTAATTTAGTCAATCTATATGTAACCACATTTTCAAGCCTCATTTTTCGTATATGCTACTTAAGCTTCATCTGTAGTAGTAACTTACCCTGTAAATATTATGCGCTAACTATTTGAATGCATAAAATAAACAAGGGAATTTCTAGTATGAGAGTGCTGTAGTAGCAGATTGTGGGTAAAGTCGGTATGCTAAAATGCGCAGGTTCAGCAGGGAGGGCCAAGCGAGGTAGCGAGAGCAGCCGAGAGTCGTTTGCCAGCCAATTTAATTTCATTAAATTGTAATAATCCATACCTACAATGAAATTTTCCAGACGCAGCGGTTCAAAATCTGAAAACATGAAGATTTCTGCACAGAATATAAGTAACGGGAATAATGTTATTCCTGGATCTAGAAGATTGCGGCATAACTTCAGGCGTCATTTTAAGGAACGGATTATTGAATCCATCTTGTTTCTAGCGGCGTTGTTTTCAGTTTTTATTACATTTGCGATCGTGTACATGCTGGTCAGCGAATCCATGGTTTTCTTCGAACACGTTTCACTACGTGAATTCTTGACGGATACTCAGTGGACACCACTTTTTGATGATGCACATTACGGTATTCTCCCGCTTGTTTCTGGAACAATCGTCAGTTCGGTTGTTGCTTTGGCTGTGGCACTTCCTTTTGGTACCATTATTGCAATTTATCTTTCTGAATTTGCTCCATTTACTGTACGGGAGATTGCAAAACCGTTTCTTGAGTTGCTTGGCGGCATTCCGACAGTTGTCTACGGTTATTTCGCCTTACTGTTTGTTACACCGATGCTGCAGTTCTTTTTTCCTGGTTTGCCGGGCTTCAGCTTGCTTTCTGCCGGACTGGTGATGGGTGTCATGATTATTCCGTATGTAAGTTCAATGACTGAGGATGCTATGCGCTCAGTACCCATGCATTTGCGGGAGGGGTCTTATGCTACCGGAGCAACACGATTTCAAACAGCGATCAAGGTTGTTGTACCCGCTTCGTTATCCGGTATTGCTGCGGCTTACATACTTGGGATCTCGCGTGCGGTGGGTGAAACCATGGTAGTTGCCATAGCGGCGGGGATGCAACCCAATTTGACTTGGAATCCTGCGGAACCTGCTGCCACCATTACTACATACATTGTTCAGGTAAGCCTGGGTGATTTGCCACATGGTAGTATTGGCTATCAAACCATTTTTGCTGCTGGTTTGACGTTGTTATTGATAACCTTGATATTCAATATCCTTGGGCATTTGCTGCGTAAATATTATCGGGAAGTGTATTAATCAATACGAGTCGTGAGGAATGGTTTTCTCCGAATAACGATGAAAATTTCAAGTTAACCCTGGTATGAATTACGATAAAAATTTGGCTGAAATCCGGACAATGATTGCCCGGCACCGGCGCTGGGACAGGTTATTTCTGATAACGGGTATTGTCGCGTTAATGATTGCGATGCTGGTTTTTCTTGCGCTTATTATTGGCATGGTAATCGATGGTGCGCCGCGTCTAGCAATGGATTTCTTCACTTCGTTTCCATCGCGTCGGCCTGAAGCTGCCGGTATTTTGTCTGCGTGGGTCGGTACCACACTGGTCATGCTGGTCACGGCAGTTGCTGCTGTGCCACTGGGTATTTCGGCTGGTGTTTATCTTGAAGAATATGCACCAAAAAATTTACTGACCGAAATTATTGAGATCAACGTCACCAACCTCGCAGGTGTGCCATCGATCATTTACGGTTTGCTTGCACTTGGGTTGTTTGTGTATCAACTTGGTTTGGGACAGAGTATTCTCGCCGCTGGTCTAACGCTTGCGTTGCTGATTCTGCCGGTTGTAATTGTTGCCACGCGAGAGGCTATCCGGTCCATTCCAGTTTCTATCCGAGAGGGGGCTTATGCGATGGGTGCAACTAAATGGCAAACCGTCTCTGATCATATATTGCCCTATTCTTCAGCTGGCATATTGACCGGTATTATTATCGGACTTGCGCGCGCGATCGGAGAAACCGCTCCTATTATTACGATTGGTGCGTTGACATTCATCGCTTTTTTACCTGAGTCACCGATACAGAGCGAATTTCCTTTTCTGTCTTTCGAGTGGTTGATGGCACCTTTTACTGTTATGCCGATTCAGATGTTCAACTGGGTTTCGAGACCTGAAGAAGCTTTTCAACTTAATGCGGCTGCAGCTGGTTTAGTACTTGTCGTCATGACGCTGGCCATGAATGGGCTGGCCATTTATTTACGTTACAACCTTCGAAAAAAAATCAAATGGTAAACCTCACGCAGGCCACTAGATTGGGTAGCTCCATTGCGCCAGCTAACAAGCCAGTTACTGACAAGTGTGTCGTAAAAAATCTTAATTTTTTTTATGGTGAGCTGCAGGCGCTGAAATCGATCAGTATGACAGTCTACGAAAAGCAGGTAACCGCACTCATTGGCCCATCTGGCTGTGGCAAATCTACCTTTTTGCGGTGTTTTAACCGGATGCATGATCTTTATCCCGGCAATCGCTATGATGGAGAAATTATCCTGCATCCGGACAACGAAAATATTCTTTCCCCTGCAGTAGATCCGATTGAGGTCAGAATGCGCATCGGCATGGTTTTTCAAAAGCCCAATCCATTTCCAAAATCTATTTTTGAAAATGTAGCTTATGGTCTTCGTATCCGTGGTGTCAGTAACCGTGCGATTCTGGAAGAAAGAGTCGAGACCGCGCTGCGCAATGCTGCGTTGTGGGAGGAAGTGAAAGATCGGCTGAATGATCTTGCCTTTAATCTGTCCGGTGGACAACAGCAGCGACTATGTATTGCACGTGCACTGGCTACTGATCCGGAGTTACTGTTGTTCGATGAGCCTACTTCTGCGCTCGATCCAGCCGCAACTGCCAGTATTGAAGAATTGATTACTGATCTTAAAAGCAAGGTGACGATTCTGATCGTTACCCATAACATGCAGCAGGCGGCAAGAGTTTCTGATTTTACCGCCTATATGTACGTTGGCGAGCTGATCGAGTTTGGTGTTACTGATACTATCTTTATCAAACCTAAACATAAACAGACTGAGGATTACATTACGGGTCGGTTTGGCTAGATTTCAGAACAAAAATTCGCAGCACCTTTCATTTTTATATTTCTCTTCCAAGATTTAGTCCATATTGCCGACTTTTGCAGACAGGTTGATTCGCTGGCAACTGGCAGCAGGTCGCCATCATTTGCCTTGGCAAGGTAATCAGGATCCCTACGCAATCTGGGTTGCTGAAATTATGCTGCAGCAGACTCAAGTAGTGACTGTCATTCCCTATTATCAGCAATTCATGCGCGCTTTTCCGGATATTGCGACGCTTGCACATGCTGCGCCTGATGATGTTTTGGCGTTGTGGAGTGGTCTTGGTTATTACGCACGGGGCCGTAACCTTCATCAAGCTGCTCGATTGCTTATATCGAAGTATGGTGGAGTCTTTCCGGCCAGTGCTTCTGTAATCGAACAGCTTCCAGGTATCGGGCGTTCAACAGCAGCCGCTATTGCTGCGTTTGCTTTTGGTGAGCGCTGCGCGATTCTGGATGGCAACGTTAAACGTATCCTGGTGCGTTATTTTGGAATTCGTGGTCATCCCGCAGTCAAAACAGTTGAGGCCAGGCTATGGCAGTTGGCAGAAAAATTACTGCCGATAGATGATTCTAAAAAATCCATGGCAATTTATACACAAGCA encodes the following:
- a CDS encoding SLC13 family permease — translated: MSPELLNPLLVGLVILFLLIAFLREWTKPDIAVIVAVSVLLAMGQLDSKQILSVFSNSAPITISALFIISAALEKTGCVARLAQWIGKAAGQNERKLLAIIMAAAVLISPFINNTPVVMVMMPAVITMAIRLQASPSRFLIPLSYATIMGGMMTMVGTSTNILVDGVARDMGLAAFGIFEITMPAVVLGLIGCLFIYFLAPRVLPVRETLAQQFVGASDRAFMTELFVPEDSRLAGKTLTEAKLNQSGVSVLKIFRGDDIISDISMDTRLEGGDRLVVHSKGSVMMDLYSSDLVGLQGNSGHDLETLRRKGAIVIEAIVGPGSRYVQRPIRDLDLLARYGIHLIAVHRKDASIGDIMDDFQLQFGDVLLVEGTAVQIKRFCENGDLFALTDGKTAAPRQRKAPIALATIAGVMLLAAFKVMPIEALAIIGVAVVLVTGCVRSDEAYKAIEWPLIILIFGMLAISIAMRESGLADMMARSLLHLGEGLSPWWMLLVVIMLTSILTEMLSNNAVAVLMTPVVIGLAQHMGVDPRPFVVGVMFAASMSFATPIGYQTNTLVYSAGNYKFSDFARLGLPLNLLLGIGAAALIPFFWPL
- a CDS encoding PIN domain nuclease, with the protein product MILIDTSIWIHVFRDKTWQYSQRFYDTIGEQDIVFTRFQQLELLQGCRDKREWGLLSEYLEGQDYIEMQPHTWQAAARIYYDLRKQGLTVRSPIDCCIAQVAMENHLLLIHNDRDFITINQLVPLKQKQWV
- a CDS encoding type II toxin-antitoxin system VapB family antitoxin — encoded protein: MRTNIVLDETLVKEAITLTGIRTKRELIDVALRELIRSRRKKNMLDLAGKIQFADDYDHKQLRELRHDSD
- a CDS encoding transposase, giving the protein MARLPRIVIPGYPHHVTQRGNRRAQTFFEDGDYELYVALLGEAARKAGTEIWCYCLMPNHVHIIIVPSDEDGLRRTFADAHRRYTGYINARLRVTGHLWQGRFGSVVMDEECLMHAVRYVSMNPVRAGLVGRAEAWRWSSVASHLSAQDNELVKVAPVLDRYGDFATFLAQENITEVYKRLRQSETTGRPLGSEDWIEKLAAMTGRELKAKKRGPKRIKGAS
- a CDS encoding DUF2064 domain-containing protein, translating into MKAILVLVCKRPRPGEGKQRLAAKLGITATCLVAQALLDCALEDALSWRGPVVIAPATKNDATWAAGLLATASHVTVCPQTQGNLGQRLNVLDETLRQRGMSPLIFIGSDAPLLSSADYAECLASLLDYQTALKPATDGGVVMMASHLPWPPLDKLPWSTDQLGKALLNCCRQFGQTVSTLSTGMDVDQPQDIARLCTQLKNDPRPARQRLLALVSTLTTNDDPGVCY
- the pstC gene encoding phosphate ABC transporter permease subunit PstC, with the translated sequence MKISAQNISNGNNVIPGSRRLRHNFRRHFKERIIESILFLAALFSVFITFAIVYMLVSESMVFFEHVSLREFLTDTQWTPLFDDAHYGILPLVSGTIVSSVVALAVALPFGTIIAIYLSEFAPFTVREIAKPFLELLGGIPTVVYGYFALLFVTPMLQFFFPGLPGFSLLSAGLVMGVMIIPYVSSMTEDAMRSVPMHLREGSYATGATRFQTAIKVVVPASLSGIAAAYILGISRAVGETMVVAIAAGMQPNLTWNPAEPAATITTYIVQVSLGDLPHGSIGYQTIFAAGLTLLLITLIFNILGHLLRKYYREVY
- the pstA gene encoding phosphate ABC transporter permease PstA, which translates into the protein MNYDKNLAEIRTMIARHRRWDRLFLITGIVALMIAMLVFLALIIGMVIDGAPRLAMDFFTSFPSRRPEAAGILSAWVGTTLVMLVTAVAAVPLGISAGVYLEEYAPKNLLTEIIEINVTNLAGVPSIIYGLLALGLFVYQLGLGQSILAAGLTLALLILPVVIVATREAIRSIPVSIREGAYAMGATKWQTVSDHILPYSSAGILTGIIIGLARAIGETAPIITIGALTFIAFLPESPIQSEFPFLSFEWLMAPFTVMPIQMFNWVSRPEEAFQLNAAAAGLVLVVMTLAMNGLAIYLRYNLRKKIKW
- the pstB gene encoding phosphate ABC transporter ATP-binding protein is translated as MVNLTQATRLGSSIAPANKPVTDKCVVKNLNFFYGELQALKSISMTVYEKQVTALIGPSGCGKSTFLRCFNRMHDLYPGNRYDGEIILHPDNENILSPAVDPIEVRMRIGMVFQKPNPFPKSIFENVAYGLRIRGVSNRAILEERVETALRNAALWEEVKDRLNDLAFNLSGGQQQRLCIARALATDPELLLFDEPTSALDPAATASIEELITDLKSKVTILIVTHNMQQAARVSDFTAYMYVGELIEFGVTDTIFIKPKHKQTEDYITGRFG